The following are encoded together in the Mesoterricola sediminis genome:
- a CDS encoding 2-oxoacid:acceptor oxidoreductase family protein, whose product MSVFYDKFNRHAEGAGLKGNSTHYCPGCGHGLAHKYLAEAIEELGIQDSTVLVSPVGCSVFAYYYFDVGNTQAAHGRAPAVALGHKLSNPEATVISYQGDGDLASIGLAETVSAAQLGAPITVIFINNAIYGMTGGQMAPTTLMGQQTATSPDGRSMFNGQPMRMAELIAGLEGPVYVDRVALFDAKNRRLAKKAIKKAVQMQVEGRGYAFVEVLAECPTHLRMEPADAEKWVKENMTPIFPLGVKKDLTVEPWWKRPAPDFEPAHMLKAVGASQEATNRHAEAFPTHINPLDISLKLAGSGGDGAQTAAMLIARAAINEGFDATHIPSYGPESRGGTSYADVHVAKDEVLNPASPHPDILIAFNAPSLAKFGPTVVKGGTIVYDSSIVKEVPAGIDPSVKVVGVPFTEIAVDLGKAVVKNIVALGALQAATQLFPKDTLLAAVRQALKDKCALIPLNEEAFAWGVKAVEALGK is encoded by the coding sequence ATGTCCGTCTTCTACGACAAGTTCAACCGCCACGCCGAAGGCGCCGGCCTCAAGGGCAATTCCACCCACTACTGCCCCGGCTGCGGCCATGGGCTGGCCCACAAGTACCTGGCCGAGGCCATCGAGGAGCTCGGCATCCAGGACAGCACCGTCCTGGTGAGCCCCGTGGGCTGTTCCGTGTTCGCCTACTACTACTTCGATGTGGGCAACACCCAGGCCGCCCACGGCCGCGCCCCCGCGGTGGCGCTGGGCCACAAGCTCAGCAACCCCGAGGCGACCGTCATCAGCTACCAGGGCGACGGTGACCTGGCCTCCATCGGCCTGGCCGAGACCGTGTCCGCCGCGCAGCTGGGCGCCCCCATCACCGTCATCTTCATCAACAACGCCATCTACGGCATGACGGGCGGCCAGATGGCCCCCACCACCCTGATGGGCCAGCAGACCGCGACGAGCCCCGACGGCCGCTCCATGTTCAACGGCCAGCCCATGCGCATGGCCGAGCTCATCGCCGGCCTCGAGGGTCCCGTCTACGTGGACCGGGTCGCCCTCTTCGACGCCAAGAACCGGCGCCTGGCCAAGAAGGCCATCAAGAAGGCCGTCCAGATGCAGGTCGAGGGCCGCGGCTACGCCTTCGTCGAAGTGCTGGCCGAGTGCCCCACCCACCTGCGGATGGAGCCCGCGGACGCCGAGAAGTGGGTCAAGGAGAACATGACGCCGATCTTCCCGCTGGGCGTCAAGAAGGACCTCACGGTCGAGCCCTGGTGGAAGCGGCCCGCCCCCGACTTCGAGCCCGCCCACATGCTGAAGGCCGTGGGCGCCTCCCAGGAGGCCACCAACCGCCACGCCGAGGCGTTCCCCACCCACATCAACCCGCTCGACATCAGCCTGAAGCTGGCCGGTTCCGGCGGCGACGGCGCCCAGACCGCGGCCATGCTCATCGCCCGGGCCGCCATCAACGAGGGCTTCGACGCCACCCACATCCCCAGCTACGGCCCTGAGAGCCGCGGCGGCACGAGCTACGCCGACGTGCACGTGGCCAAGGACGAGGTCCTGAACCCCGCCAGCCCCCACCCCGACATCCTCATCGCCTTCAACGCCCCCAGCCTGGCCAAGTTCGGCCCGACCGTGGTCAAGGGCGGGACGATCGTCTACGACTCCTCCATCGTCAAGGAGGTCCCCGCCGGCATCGATCCCTCGGTGAAGGTCGTGGGCGTGCCCTTCACGGAGATCGCCGTCGACCTGGGCAAGGCCGTCGTGAAGAACATCGTGGCCCTCGGCGCCCTCCAGGCCGCCACGCAGTTGTTCCCCAAGGACACCCTCCTGGCCGCCGTTCGCCAGGCCCTGAAGGACAAGTGCGCGCTCATCCCCCTCAACGAGGAAGCCTTCGCCTGGGGCGTGAAGGCCGTGGAAGCGCTCGGCAAGTAA
- a CDS encoding sensor histidine kinase: MWTKRAHWLLYGAAWGLMGLYYATWDAVAYNLAFLGVLPMNLCQNAIWGLEGLLLMAVARRFPITAFDRRSLPAWIINLGASLLLTCVGLASAWLLSVAFMEPSSRAWIFRNLGSSLRKFTLMYFHSTLLLMWAVQGAYHGFRLYREMRRQELEKAQLESRLAEARNQNLVAQFQPHFLFNALNSISSLVHADPEAADRMIARLGDLLRISLETGPGQEVSLERELALVDSYLAIEKVRFQDRLEVQVEVPAALARARVPRFVLQPLVENAIRHGIAPRARSGRINIRAAAAGDQLALEVRDDGAGFDGTREGIGLRNTRERLRMLYHDQQSFEIFSLPDKGTVIILRIPLRTS; the protein is encoded by the coding sequence ATGTGGACGAAGCGCGCGCACTGGCTCCTGTACGGGGCGGCCTGGGGCCTGATGGGCCTCTACTACGCCACCTGGGACGCGGTGGCCTACAACCTGGCCTTCCTGGGCGTGCTGCCCATGAACCTCTGCCAGAACGCCATCTGGGGCCTGGAGGGCCTCCTGCTCATGGCGGTGGCCCGGCGCTTCCCCATCACCGCCTTCGACCGGCGGAGCCTGCCGGCCTGGATCATCAACCTGGGCGCCAGCCTGCTCCTCACCTGCGTGGGGCTGGCCTCGGCCTGGCTCCTGTCCGTGGCCTTCATGGAGCCCTCGAGCCGGGCCTGGATCTTCCGGAACCTGGGCTCGAGCCTCCGCAAGTTCACCCTCATGTACTTCCACTCCACCCTGCTCCTGATGTGGGCGGTCCAGGGGGCCTACCACGGCTTCCGCCTCTACCGGGAGATGCGCCGGCAGGAGCTGGAGAAGGCCCAGCTGGAATCCCGCCTGGCCGAGGCGCGGAACCAGAACCTCGTGGCCCAGTTCCAGCCCCATTTCCTGTTCAACGCCCTCAATTCGATCTCCTCCCTGGTCCACGCGGACCCGGAGGCCGCGGACCGGATGATCGCGAGGCTGGGGGACCTGCTGCGCATCAGCCTCGAGACCGGGCCCGGCCAGGAGGTGAGCCTGGAACGGGAGCTGGCCCTGGTGGATTCGTACCTGGCCATCGAGAAGGTGCGCTTCCAGGACCGCCTCGAGGTCCAGGTGGAGGTCCCCGCCGCCCTCGCCCGGGCCCGGGTCCCCCGGTTCGTGCTGCAGCCCCTGGTGGAGAACGCCATCCGGCACGGCATCGCGCCCCGGGCGCGGAGCGGCCGGATCAACATACGTGCGGCCGCAGCGGGGGACCAGCTCGCCCTGGAGGTCCGGGACGACGGGGCCGGCTTCGACGGGACCCGCGAAGGCATCGGCCTCCGGAACACCCGCGAGCGCCTGCGCATGCTCTACCACGACCAGCAGTCGTTCGAGATTTTCAGCTTGCCGGATAAGGGCACCGTGATCATCCTCCGTATACCTCTCCGCACAAGCTGA
- a CDS encoding LytR/AlgR family response regulator transcription factor, which produces MIRILLADDEPLARQRLRRLLEAHPDITIAAEASNGLEAVAAIEAEAPDLVLLDIQMPELDGFGVIEAIGPERMPPTLFVTAYDQFALRAFEAHALDYLLKPFDPERFAAALARARTWLQGAREAQPSLAPLLREVQAARQPSDRLLVKEGGRYVFLRPAAVQWVEAEDNYVRLHVEGTSHLVRQTMTGILARLGTSRFRRIHRSAIVNLDFVRHLEPWTGGDYQVTMKDGSRLTLSRTYRDQLGEWLC; this is translated from the coding sequence ATGATCCGGATCCTCCTCGCCGACGACGAGCCGCTGGCGCGACAGCGGCTGCGGCGGCTCCTGGAGGCCCATCCGGACATCACGATCGCCGCCGAGGCCTCCAACGGCCTGGAGGCGGTGGCGGCCATCGAGGCCGAGGCGCCGGACCTGGTGCTCCTGGACATCCAGATGCCGGAGCTCGACGGATTCGGCGTGATCGAGGCCATCGGGCCGGAGCGCATGCCCCCCACCCTCTTCGTGACGGCCTACGACCAGTTCGCCCTGCGGGCCTTCGAGGCCCACGCCCTGGACTACCTCCTCAAGCCCTTCGACCCCGAGCGCTTCGCCGCGGCCCTGGCCCGGGCCCGGACCTGGCTCCAGGGCGCCCGGGAGGCCCAGCCCTCCCTGGCGCCCCTCCTCCGGGAGGTGCAGGCCGCCCGCCAGCCTTCCGACCGCCTGCTCGTGAAGGAGGGGGGCCGGTACGTCTTCCTTCGGCCCGCCGCGGTCCAGTGGGTGGAGGCCGAGGACAACTACGTGCGGCTCCATGTGGAGGGCACGAGCCACCTGGTCCGCCAGACCATGACGGGGATCCTGGCCCGGCTCGGCACCTCCCGGTTCCGCCGCATCCACCGCTCCGCCATCGTGAACCTGGATTTCGTGCGCCACCTGGAGCCGTGGACCGGGGGCGACTACCAGGTGACCATGAAGGACGGCAGCCGCCTCACCCTCAGCCGCACCTACCGGGACCAGCTCGGGGAGTGGCTCTGCTGA
- a CDS encoding coiled-coil domain-containing protein produces the protein MGLLAFSPACKRQGQDKEITNLQEKAAELDKMSQKANVAGADQSRKLKEAGVNDIRPNAETLQLTPEQKAALEERIKAEKNSSYQALLQEVLDKDKEIKELNEKISKLRAVLPKPDLAKENDSHYGMAMRFLKRKGVSEAKAKQLISRVLIMDKLAPGFEVYHFYNNGVYGTWVSQGKATITPTELQAEEKAKIEGERDSAQAEVTKKSEELTDLSAQKAKLIADIEALQGEKTKMIKEMEALNASNEAAKAKLNSLHYVVGERKALEKDGVIIVPIFAKDRAGSNWSDGVFTKAMDLRSQDTITITAGEVGLKKIGKISVVPGSIEKDKHYSLTISEDRATAVIKILVKDRFKNEKVVFAVTD, from the coding sequence GTGGGTCTGCTGGCCTTCAGCCCCGCCTGCAAGCGCCAGGGCCAGGACAAGGAGATCACGAACCTGCAGGAGAAGGCCGCCGAGCTCGACAAGATGAGCCAGAAGGCCAACGTGGCCGGCGCCGACCAGAGCCGCAAGCTCAAGGAGGCGGGGGTCAATGACATCCGGCCCAACGCCGAGACCCTCCAGCTCACCCCCGAGCAGAAGGCCGCCCTCGAGGAGCGGATCAAGGCCGAGAAGAACAGCTCGTACCAGGCCCTCCTCCAGGAAGTCCTGGACAAGGACAAGGAGATCAAGGAGCTCAACGAGAAGATCTCCAAGCTCCGCGCCGTCCTGCCCAAGCCCGACCTGGCCAAGGAGAACGACAGCCACTACGGCATGGCCATGCGCTTCCTGAAGCGGAAGGGCGTCTCCGAGGCCAAGGCCAAGCAGCTGATCAGCCGAGTCCTCATCATGGACAAGCTGGCCCCCGGCTTCGAGGTCTACCACTTCTACAACAACGGCGTCTACGGCACCTGGGTCTCCCAGGGCAAGGCCACCATCACCCCCACCGAACTCCAGGCGGAGGAGAAGGCCAAGATCGAAGGCGAGCGTGACAGCGCCCAGGCCGAAGTGACGAAGAAGAGCGAGGAGCTGACCGACCTCAGCGCCCAGAAGGCCAAGCTGATCGCCGACATCGAGGCCCTGCAGGGCGAGAAGACCAAGATGATCAAGGAGATGGAAGCCCTGAACGCCAGCAACGAGGCGGCCAAGGCCAAGCTCAACTCCCTCCACTACGTCGTGGGCGAGCGCAAGGCCCTCGAGAAGGACGGCGTCATCATCGTTCCGATCTTCGCCAAGGACCGGGCCGGCTCCAACTGGAGCGACGGCGTCTTCACCAAGGCCATGGACCTGCGCAGCCAGGACACCATCACCATCACCGCCGGCGAAGTGGGCCTGAAGAAGATCGGCAAGATCAGCGTCGTCCCCGGCTCCATCGAGAAGGACAAGCACTACAGCCTGACCATCAGCGAGGACCGCGCCACCGCCGTCATCAAGATCCTGGTCAAGGACCGCTTCAAGAACGAGAAGGTCGTCTTCGCCGTCACCGACTAG
- a CDS encoding CsgG/HfaB family protein, with amino-acid sequence MFSLVPAGAVVPKAERPRVIVAPFPVAKGAYEGWGGWGYGYVGGETRISDVLQDLCVTTLIEEGSGKIRVMDRQRLDEMLAEQKLNASGLVDEEDDAKLRAKMGKLKGVRWMVTGKVTRFGYKKSGFSGGWGAGALVGKLTGNSMAGAVAGDVHVQKATLSGRLDMKLIDIQTGEIVAVAHDETEVKDMGVKVAGTGSNLQFDQQMVNKLFEPIIQKLAKQMIRKIVVAADDAED; translated from the coding sequence TTGTTCTCGCTGGTCCCCGCGGGCGCCGTGGTGCCCAAGGCCGAGCGCCCCCGCGTCATCGTCGCGCCCTTCCCCGTCGCCAAGGGGGCCTACGAGGGCTGGGGGGGCTGGGGCTACGGCTACGTGGGCGGCGAGACCCGCATCAGCGACGTCCTGCAGGACCTCTGCGTCACCACCCTCATCGAGGAGGGCAGCGGCAAGATCCGGGTGATGGACCGCCAGCGCCTGGACGAGATGCTGGCGGAGCAGAAGCTGAACGCCAGCGGCCTCGTGGACGAGGAGGACGACGCCAAGCTCCGGGCCAAGATGGGCAAGCTCAAGGGCGTCCGCTGGATGGTCACCGGCAAGGTCACGCGGTTCGGCTACAAGAAGAGCGGCTTCAGCGGCGGCTGGGGCGCAGGCGCCCTGGTGGGCAAGCTGACTGGCAATTCCATGGCCGGGGCCGTGGCGGGCGACGTGCACGTGCAGAAGGCCACCCTGAGCGGCCGCCTGGACATGAAGCTGATCGACATCCAGACGGGCGAGATCGTCGCCGTGGCCCACGACGAGACCGAGGTGAAGGACATGGGCGTGAAGGTGGCTGGCACCGGCAGCAACCTCCAGTTCGACCAGCAGATGGTCAACAAGCTCTTCGAACCCATCATCCAGAAGCTGGCCAAGCAGATGATCCGCAAGATCGTCGTGGCCGCGGACGACGCCGAGGACTAG
- a CDS encoding GxxExxY protein — MGRHWGEVDGEDHPHKEITQAIIGEAIEIQKALGHGLLEDPYKVCLAHSLRLAGHKVKREVFLDIEWRGLVGLILSPRASARSSAPPRSNRMLRMRGAIRHCSTDSLFQLLHAPARMGISHYYPGLRTHPSPRRRPRPRRSCGSSAWPASG; from the coding sequence ATGGGAAGGCATTGGGGAGAGGTCGACGGGGAGGATCATCCGCACAAGGAGATCACCCAGGCCATCATCGGGGAGGCCATCGAGATCCAGAAGGCTCTGGGGCACGGACTCCTGGAAGATCCCTACAAGGTCTGTCTGGCGCACTCCCTGAGGCTGGCCGGCCATAAGGTGAAGCGGGAGGTTTTCCTGGATATCGAGTGGAGGGGGCTTGTGGGCTTGATCCTTTCTCCGCGAGCCTCAGCGAGATCCTCCGCGCCTCCGCGTTCCAATAGGATGCTGCGAATGCGCGGCGCCATCAGGCACTGCAGCACAGACTCACTATTCCAGCTCCTCCATGCTCCGGCACGGATGGGTATTAGCCATTACTATCCTGGATTACGAACACACCCTAGTCCTCGGCGTCGTCCGCGGCCACGACGATCTTGCGGATCATCTGCTTGGCCAGCTTCTGGATGA
- a CDS encoding IS5 family transposase — translation MFSRQKGGLWNQALGRSRGGCSTKIHLICDAHGNPLDFLVTPGQAHESRSAEGLLCGWQAEYVFGDRAYDGNPVWKAIEAMGATAVIPPHPRRKNPAAWDSHLYKARHAIEHGFARLKQFRALATRFDKTARSFSAQVALACIVIWLRL, via the coding sequence ATATTCAGCAGGCAAAAGGGGGGGCTCTGGAACCAGGCGCTCGGACGATCTCGGGGTGGATGCTCGACCAAGATCCATTTGATCTGCGATGCCCACGGTAATCCTTTGGATTTCCTGGTCACTCCGGGGCAAGCCCATGAAAGCCGGTCTGCTGAAGGATTGCTGTGCGGTTGGCAGGCAGAGTACGTGTTCGGAGATCGGGCCTACGATGGGAACCCGGTATGGAAGGCGATCGAGGCCATGGGTGCGACAGCCGTCATCCCACCTCATCCCCGGCGCAAGAATCCGGCGGCCTGGGACTCACACCTATACAAGGCCCGCCATGCCATCGAGCATGGGTTCGCCAGGCTCAAACAGTTCAGGGCGCTGGCCACCAGGTTCGACAAAACGGCGCGAAGTTTCTCAGCCCAGGTGGCTTTGGCCTGCATCGTGATCTGGCTGAGGCTATGA
- a CDS encoding IS5 family transposase: MPRSFLTDAMWAKLEPLLPPERGGMGRSRHPNRPMVEAILWRHRTGAPWRDLPEEFGPWTSVYTRFEAWTKRGVWQRILEFLRKEADLEWVMLDGTILRAHQYSAGKRGGSGTRRSDDLGVDARPRSI; the protein is encoded by the coding sequence ATGCCGAGAAGTTTCCTGACCGATGCCATGTGGGCAAAGCTTGAACCGCTCCTTCCGCCAGAGCGTGGAGGGATGGGGCGATCCCGTCACCCCAACCGTCCCATGGTGGAGGCGATCCTGTGGAGGCACAGGACTGGGGCGCCGTGGAGGGACCTGCCGGAGGAATTTGGACCTTGGACAAGCGTGTACACGCGATTTGAGGCCTGGACCAAGCGCGGCGTGTGGCAAAGGATCCTGGAGTTCCTGCGCAAGGAAGCCGACCTGGAGTGGGTCATGCTGGATGGCACCATCCTTCGCGCTCATCAATATTCAGCAGGCAAAAGGGGGGGCTCTGGAACCAGGCGCTCGGACGATCTCGGGGTGGATGCTCGACCAAGATCCATTTGA
- a CDS encoding phage holin family protein, with protein MRTILRFLFSAIGLLVASYLVRGITHGAFLDLVAVAVLLGALNATLGGLLRFVALVPMVCSFGCLSLFINGLVFWLAGWLAGRLGLAFGVSGFWAGVFGALVSSLVATLLEWIFIGKEQKTRREAAPRRIKIINE; from the coding sequence GTGCGCACCATCCTCAGGTTCCTGTTCTCCGCCATCGGACTGCTGGTGGCGTCCTATCTCGTGCGCGGCATCACCCACGGCGCCTTCCTGGATCTCGTGGCGGTGGCCGTCCTCCTCGGCGCCCTGAACGCGACCCTGGGCGGCCTGCTGCGCTTCGTGGCCCTCGTGCCGATGGTGTGCAGCTTCGGCTGCCTGAGCCTGTTCATCAACGGCTTGGTCTTTTGGCTTGCTGGTTGGCTCGCGGGACGCCTGGGCCTGGCCTTCGGCGTCTCAGGCTTCTGGGCGGGGGTCTTCGGCGCGCTGGTCTCCAGCCTGGTGGCCACCCTCCTGGAATGGATCTTCATCGGGAAGGAACAAAAAACGCGCCGGGAGGCGGCCCCCCGGCGCATCAAGATCATCAACGAATAG
- a CDS encoding LPP20 family lipoprotein, with product MRTFTPVLLGAAILGLVACGAPKTPAAAPVTTTPTRNAPAWIDNEDIPDGLAAVGISQANLMGDKALQRSVAVADGRTRLAGKLKVRVQNMFSQLNQQVATAGTPEKKGKPIRSEVMNRVVENVTRQLVDQELAGTTVRAYWTDPADGSLYAFVVMTRDSLDRALAGAAQTQIRREIAQGEQSLDKALDKLDAAIAASERSAN from the coding sequence ATGCGCACCTTCACCCCCGTCCTCCTCGGCGCCGCCATCCTCGGGCTGGTGGCCTGCGGCGCCCCCAAGACCCCGGCCGCCGCGCCCGTGACCACCACCCCCACCCGGAACGCCCCCGCCTGGATCGACAACGAGGACATCCCCGACGGCCTGGCTGCGGTGGGCATCTCCCAGGCGAACCTCATGGGGGACAAGGCCCTGCAGCGGTCCGTCGCCGTCGCCGACGGACGCACCCGGCTGGCCGGGAAGCTCAAGGTCCGCGTGCAGAACATGTTCAGCCAGCTCAACCAGCAGGTGGCCACCGCCGGCACCCCGGAGAAGAAGGGCAAGCCCATCCGGTCGGAGGTGATGAACCGGGTCGTGGAGAACGTCACCCGCCAGCTGGTGGACCAGGAGCTGGCCGGGACCACCGTGCGCGCCTACTGGACCGATCCCGCCGACGGCAGCCTCTACGCCTTCGTGGTGATGACCCGGGACAGCCTGGACCGCGCCCTGGCGGGGGCCGCCCAGACCCAGATCCGCCGGGAGATCGCCCAGGGCGAGCAGAGCCTGGACAAGGCCCTGGACAAGCTGGACGCCGCCATCGCGGCCAGCGAACGCTCCGCCAACTAG
- a CDS encoding serine/threonine-protein kinase, with translation MPTMIGKYEVIRSLGAGAMGEVFLAHQAAIGREVAIKTILPTVARGEEAEGRFRREAAAAGRLSHPNLVTVFDFDKDGDTLFLVMEYVKGDDLEALVRTRALAHAQFLEVLAQVCDGLEHAHRNGIIHRDIKPANVRVLRDGQRILAKVMDFGIARVEDSSLTATGIVMGTVSYMAPEYIRGGHATAQSDLFAVGVMLYECLTGRKPFAGDNTTTILFKIVSEPPPPIDLGELRGISPRIRAVLDRVLAKDPAARFQTADELAKALRACKDPSWTGTLDEATALISRHQAALAQDDGTVRMAPPPAAPATVAAPAPAGPTAQVAALPAPASPEGHAGRNAVLGALGLAAAGGIAWFTLRPAAAPATPPAPAALAPAGAAPAARPGPEPAGPAPSAKAEAAPAPPPAPARAVPPEPARAEAPRPAESPARRITGLLAADPRQAAAEAKAAVAQDPGNAELQGLYLAALYRGRNAWDFEKALVRAQGAGVTVARMISASAPFKAAMAEESRLQKTNPGAAVLPEEVLRKVLDAL, from the coding sequence ATGCCCACCATGATCGGGAAGTACGAAGTCATCCGTTCCCTCGGCGCGGGCGCCATGGGCGAGGTCTTCCTGGCCCACCAGGCCGCCATCGGCCGGGAGGTGGCCATCAAGACGATCCTCCCCACCGTGGCCCGGGGCGAGGAGGCCGAGGGGCGGTTCCGGCGGGAGGCCGCCGCCGCGGGCCGGCTGAGCCATCCGAACCTGGTCACCGTCTTCGATTTCGACAAGGACGGGGACACCCTCTTCCTCGTGATGGAGTACGTGAAGGGCGACGACCTGGAGGCCCTGGTCCGCACCCGCGCCCTCGCCCACGCCCAGTTCCTGGAGGTCCTGGCCCAGGTGTGCGACGGGCTGGAGCACGCCCACCGCAACGGCATCATCCACCGGGACATCAAGCCCGCCAACGTGAGGGTGCTCCGGGACGGCCAGCGCATCCTCGCGAAGGTGATGGACTTCGGCATCGCCCGCGTGGAGGACAGCAGCCTGACCGCCACCGGCATCGTCATGGGCACCGTGAGCTACATGGCGCCGGAGTACATCCGGGGGGGCCACGCCACCGCCCAGTCCGACCTCTTCGCGGTGGGCGTGATGCTGTACGAGTGCCTCACGGGCCGGAAGCCCTTCGCGGGCGACAACACCACCACGATCCTCTTCAAGATCGTCAGCGAGCCCCCTCCGCCCATCGACCTCGGGGAGCTGCGCGGCATCAGCCCCCGCATCCGCGCGGTGCTGGACCGGGTCCTGGCCAAGGATCCCGCGGCGCGCTTCCAGACCGCCGATGAGCTGGCGAAGGCCCTGCGCGCCTGCAAGGATCCCAGCTGGACCGGCACCCTGGATGAGGCCACCGCCCTGATCAGCCGCCACCAGGCCGCCCTGGCCCAGGACGACGGCACGGTGCGCATGGCGCCGCCCCCCGCGGCCCCGGCCACCGTGGCCGCGCCCGCCCCGGCCGGACCCACGGCGCAGGTGGCCGCCCTCCCGGCCCCGGCCTCCCCGGAGGGCCACGCCGGCCGCAACGCCGTCCTCGGCGCCCTCGGCCTCGCCGCGGCCGGGGGCATCGCCTGGTTCACCCTGAGGCCCGCCGCGGCGCCCGCGACACCGCCGGCCCCCGCCGCCCTGGCCCCGGCCGGGGCGGCGCCCGCGGCCCGCCCGGGGCCGGAGCCCGCCGGCCCCGCCCCGTCCGCCAAGGCCGAGGCCGCCCCGGCGCCGCCGCCGGCCCCCGCCAGGGCCGTCCCGCCGGAACCCGCCCGGGCCGAGGCCCCGCGGCCCGCCGAATCCCCCGCCCGGAGGATCACCGGGCTCCTGGCCGCCGATCCCCGCCAGGCCGCGGCCGAGGCCAAGGCCGCCGTGGCGCAGGATCCGGGCAACGCGGAACTCCAGGGCCTCTACCTGGCGGCGCTCTACCGGGGACGCAACGCCTGGGATTTCGAGAAGGCGCTGGTCCGCGCCCAGGGCGCGGGCGTCACCGTCGCCCGCATGATCTCCGCCTCGGCCCCCTTCAAGGCCGCCATGGCCGAGGAGAGCCGCCTCCAGAAGACCAACCCCGGCGCGGCGGTCCTGCCCGAGGAGGTCCTGCGCAAGGTGCTGGACGCGCTCTGA